GCTGCTTTTCCTTGATGGATTTTTTTTGACAGTGCACTTTAAAGAATGTATTGCAATTGAACTAGATAATTCAGATAACCGTTTAATAATCATAGATTGCGATAAAGTAATTTCATTTGCATATATAGGATGATCTACAATAATATACAATATGTGATTAGCTATTTTCAAAGGAAAACTATGAGTTGCAATAATATCTCCAACTACATTTTTCCATAAATCCCGTATATGCTCCAGAACAAATCCCTGGGATAATCCAATCTCTGAAGCAACATCCTTCATAATCTGACCACATGCAATAATTCGGGAATACCTTTTTTCATTATATCTAAACTTCATTATCCACACACTCTATTATCTACAACCTTTATATGCTTATAATTTTCTATAAAATTTATATCATTACTGCTTGCGCACGTAATGATAATCTGATTATTTCCCTCTAAAAGTTTGTGTACTAATTTTTTCCGTCTGCCATCATCCAATTCTGATAATACATCATCAAGAAGTATGACGGATTTTGTTTTTTTAACATCATATATTACATTAACTTCAGCAAGCCTCATTGCAATTGATGCTAACCTCCTTTGGCCAGTTGATGTATAATACTTAAAAATTAAATTTTCTCTTCCATATATTACGTAAGAATCCCGATGTGGACCGGCGGTTGTGGTTCCAACCTTCATATCAATATCTCTTCTTTTAATTAATTCATTCTTAATATTTAAAGGGTCTTTGTTACTCAATGATGAAAAATATCTTACTTCTAAATTGTCATTTAATCCTGAAAGCTCTTTATACAACTCATTAAAATAGTTATTAAATTGCTCAATATACTGCTTCCTTTTCACTATTAAAACACTGGCACAATCAGAATACATTGAATCCCAAATGTCAAGCTGTTTAATTATGTCTCTTTTAAATGAACTTTCTTTTAATAGATGATTGCGATTTCTTAATATTTTTTTGAATGAAGTGAGTAATTCAATATATTCCTTATCAACATTTGATATAAGCCTATCAAAATACCTGCGAATAACATCTGGAGGACCACTTATTATTGCTGTATCATCAGGGAAAAAAGCAACTATATTAAATTTACCATAAAAATCAGATAATTTCTTTATTTCTTTTCCATCTATCTTTACTTTTTTTTCAGATTGCTCCTCTGTAATACTAGCACCTACCTCAATATTTGAAATATCAGCATTATTGACATTTACTGATATATAGTATTCTTTTTTGCCCCACTGAACAATATCCTTATCAGTACAATTTCTGAAAGATTTTATATTTGAAGCTATATATATGGCTTCAAGTATATTAGTCTTACCCGAGCCATTATCACCTGAAACTACATTTATTCCAGGTGAAAAGATAATAGCTTCATTTGTATAATTTCTAAATGTCTTTAGAACTAATTTATGTATATACATTATGGGCAGTATATATTTTACATTGAGCGTATCTGTATTGGCATTATAACTGAGCGGAAATTGATATCATCTTCGGGATATATTAATACTGGACTCATAACTCCTGTTATACACATTACAACTGAAAAAGAATCTATCTCCTTTAATAAATCCAGTAAAAACTGTACATTAATCCCTATTGTTATTGATTCTTTACTATCCGATTCAATAGACACTTCCTCCTGCCCTTCACCCTGATCGGGGTAACTTGCTTCAATGTTTAGTGAATTCTGTGAAAATTTCAGCAATATCCTCCACGAAGGTTCATTTGTAAAAATTTTGATTCTATTGAGCGCTTCTCTTAATTTTTTTACTTCAATTACTGATTTTAATAAATAATCTTTAGGAATTACCTGTTTATAATCCGGAAACTGACCATCAATGAGTCTGGATACTAACACTGTTGGTCCTATTTTTACAAAACACCTACTATCATCAAAAGCTAAAAGACATACACCCTTATCATCTAAAAGCCGTAAAAGCTCGTTAACTGTTTTAAGAGGTAATATAAAACCTTTTTTCATCAAATCATTACCAGCAATATCTCTTTTGATCATAGATAAGCGTCGTGAATCGGTTGCAACAACAGTAATCGACTTTTCATCTTCTGATACAATATATACACCATTAAATATAGGTTTTACTGTATCGTGAGCAGCAGCATGTACAGTTTTGCTTATCATTTCTTTGAATATTTTTTGTTCTATTTCTATTGCATTTTTAAAATCACATTCTGTGATAGAAGGGTACTCTTCTGCAGAAGATCCAACCAGTACATATTGCCCTTTTACCAATCCTGATTTTGATGAAATTGATATATTTGTGTTATTTACTTCAAGTATTATCACCCCATCAGGAAACTCTTTTAATAAACCCACCAGACGTTTCCCATTTATTGTAAAGGAACATGTACCATCCGAAATAACATCCAACTGTGTTTTAATACCTATCTCATTATCTGTTCCAGTAATTGTAAGATTATCACCATTCACATTAAAAAGACATTGCGTGAGTATTGTATTAATACTTTTTGCACTCACAACAGAATCCGCTATTGTTGTTGCTTTGATCATTTGAATTTTGTCTACTTCAATTCTCATTGTTCACACCACCATTTCTTTTATTACTATTTATATTTTAAACTTATTTTAAATAAGTGTTAGTAATAGTGATAGTATTTTTGTTGATAACTGTAAAAAATCCTGAACTTTTCAGCATTTGGAAAAAATTTACTTTGTTAATAATAATCAAAACAATCATTGTAAATTATTTAAAACCCATCTCTGCAACGTATAGATGTTAGATATAATAAAAAAAATTTATAACTATACATACTTTTAAACAATTTACTAACACAATATTAACTTCGCAATTCGGAGATTAGTTCATCTATGACTTCTTTAAAATCCATATCTTCTTCTATGGATTTTTCTATGTTATTAATAGCATTGAGTACAGTTGAGTGATCTCTGTCACCAAACTCTTTTCCTATCTCGATTGTTGTTAGTTCTGTTAATCTACGAGAAAGATACATTGCAATAAAACGTGGCTGCACTACTTTACTTTGTCTGTTTTTTGAAATGATATCTTCAACAGTAACTCCAAATTTAGAAGCCACTTTTACCATAATATCGTGTACGGTAATCTTTTTGTTACTGTCAACATCAAATAGATCTTTGCAATGATCTTTTGCTAATTGAACAGTTATAGGCTGATTATATATACTTGACACCATGCTAAGCCTGACCAATGCAGCTTCAAGCGCACGTATACTTGATTTTATCCTACGAGCTATATAGTTGCATACTTCATCGGAGAGCTCAATGTTTATTTTCTCTGCTTTATTTCGCAGAATTGCCTCTCGGGTTTCTAAGTTTGGAAGCTGGATATCAACAATCATTCCCCACTCAAATCGGGTTCTAAGCCTCTCTTCAAGTGTTGAAAGCTCTTTTGGAGGCCTATCACTGGAAATTACAATTTGTTTTTTATTATTATGTAGTGTATTAAAAGTATGGAAAAACTCTTCTTGAGTTTGCTCTTTCTTTTCAATAAACTGAATATCATCTATCAACAGGATATCCACATTCCTGTATTTAATCTTAAAGCTTGATAAGGTATTAGCTCTTATTGCCTGTATAAATTCGTTAATGAATTGCTCGCAAGGAACATACAATACGTTAAGGTATGGCCGTTCTTGAATAATCCTATGACCTATGGCCTGCATAAGGTGAGTTTTACCTAGTCCAGTGCCCCCATAAATAAACAAAGGATTATATTGTGTTGCAGGAGCTTTTGAAACAGATATTGCAGCTGCATGTGCCAACTGGTTGTTAGGACCAATGACAAAATTTTCAAAAGTATAGTTTGGATTTAATATAGTAGGAAATTGTAATGTCTCTTTTTGATCTTCATTTGGAACTAGTATAGGAGAATTTTTTGGCTGTTCCTTAAAGCCATTACCAGTAACAAACTCACACATTATTTCTTTGCCTGTTTGTTCCTTAATGATGGAGTGAATTAGTGAGGCATAATGGTCAGAAATATGCCGTTTTGCTACATCATCTGGAACTTTAACAACTAGGATATTTTCATTATATGCCACTGGTTCCGTATTTTTGAACCACATATTGAAAGATTGTTTATTAATATATGTTTCAACCGAATTTAATACCTTATTCCAGATAGTTACTGTTTGATCTGTCATATTAATAACCCACCTAGTTATCAACAATTGTTAATAACTTTGTTGATATCGTAATATACGTTTAGCATGTAATGAAAAGGTTAGTAGCTCAAATCTTTTGGTGTTGATAGTATGTTGAATTGGCTCTAATAAAGCATGATTACTTTTTTTTGCAACCAATTAATACATAAAAATTATCGGGACAATAAAAAATTTTTTAATTATGGATAATATGAGTATAAATGATTAAAATCTGTGAATATTATGTGGATAAATAGAAATATATAGTTGAAAAATATGATTTTATGTGTATTATTTGTTAATAATCTATACTAAAAGGTGTAAGCCATGGGTGTAATAATTAAAGACATAAAGAAAAATAATAATGAAATTATAAGGGTTGAAATTTCTGAATTCCAGGGAAAAGAACTAATTAATTTAAGAATATGGTATCAGACAATCGATGGTGGAGAAGTTGTGTATAAGCCAACACAAAAAGGTGTTGCACTTTCGGTTGAAAAATTTGATGAATTACAGGAAGCGGTCACAAAAATAGCTGAGTATTTACATGATAAAAAACATGGAACTACTCCACATGATGTATAGTTTCGTGATAATACAACTTAATAATTGATTGTATTAGTAAGTATTGTGATTTTTTTATCTGCATCTCATCATGTAGTAAATTGGGGTTTAGTACACCATTAATCATATCCATAATGCAATATTGTGCTCCTATGGGTAGCTTCTGAGTACAATTGTGAACAAGCTTTTTTGGTAGTTGTTTAAATGCTGTTGCAAGGGTAAACCATCCAAGTTCAAATAGTAAATAATATATACTATCAGAATTAATGTATTTAGGATATAATTTGTGAAATGGCATAGAATATAATTTATTTATTTGTGACATGTGTGAAAGATAAAGTTGTATTAGAGAATATTGTGCTTCCATTGTGTCCATATAATTAAATTTATTTTTAAAATATGAATGTATACTTTGTAATCTTCTTGAAGAGATGTACAGCGATAGTTTTTGTAATAGGAATGTGTGGTTGGAAAAAGCTGAAGCGATAGTACTATCAGTACAATGTGATAATATAGTGTACAACAATCCTGAATTTTCTATTTCATTAAACCAGGTTTCAAAATTTTTTTTCTGAAATGTGGACAGTATTGTTATAAAGTGCAGAATCTTATTAATTTTGTCTATAAAATTGCCATACTTAAAGTATTGTTTACTTCTCAGTTTTAAATAGAGAATCTCTTCAAAAGCATATATCCCTTCAATCAAATCCCGGGTCTTGATATTTTTAACTACTTGTCCAACATGCATTATATCTGATATAAGATTGCTGGAAATGTTATATTTGATTTTTAATGCATGTTGAGGAAAAGCACGTGTTAATAGATACAGATGATAAGGAGTGAGTACATTTTCGTTCAATAAGAAATAAATTAGTTTTTGTAACTCATTGTCTTCCATTCTTTCAAGAATAATTTCAAGAGAAGGGAAAAGGTTATAGGGATCTCTAAAAAACTGCAAAAATTGTAATTCAATATCATTGATCAAACCTTGCTTTGTTAAGTCATTAGCTTTTATTCTAAAAAGCTTAAAAAATTCTAAAGGGACATAGATTGTGAAAGAATGTACATCATTATTTGTAGGATCATCATGAAAAGAAGCGGTAATGGAAACATGTGGAATTTTCAAAGATGCGTTTTCAGATGGTACTTCATCAGAAAAAGTTACTTTTAATATTTTTTTTGTAACCATGCTTACTCGTAATGCTATGCTAAAGGTGTTGTTATGAATATATTCCTTTATTGCTAGGAAAATATTGTTATTATCAGTGGTGATAGTTATTGGATAATGTTTTGAAGACACTTTATGAAATGAAATACTGATATTATATTTTTGTAATTGTATGTATTCTTCCTGCCATGGGGTTAAAGCAAATATATTACAGTTGCATACCCTTGCTATTGAAACATCGATATCCTGAAACAGAATCAAGAAAAGTAGATGCGAAGCTGTGTTATAAAACATTTCGTGTTTTAGCTTATTGTAAAATTTATGAAAAATCTATATACACAAAAGCGATATCATCATTCCTCTCCTCCAGTGGGGAGAAGTTTTCAAGAGTTTGTAAAAGATGTTCACAAAATTCTTCCGGGTTTTCATTGTGTTGTTTTAAGAATTTTGCTAATCTATTTTCTCCAAATTCTTCTTTATTGGCATTTTTAATTTCAGTTATGCCATCTGTATAAAGTATGCACCTGTCACCCTGTTCAAAGTGGATGGTCTTTTGCTCATAGAGTGAATCATCCTGAATACCTAAAAATAACCCGTTTGTGTCAAGGGCAATAACTTTGTCTGAATTTTTTCTATAGTACAATGGTCGTGTATGTCCAGCATTTGTGAAAGAAATGGTTTTTTTATCAACATCAATAAGCATGTAAAATGCAGTAATATATTGCATATCTAACAATAATCCACGCATTTCTTCATTGATTTTTGCCATTAGTTGCTGAGTGTTTGTTATCTCATACGCATAGATATTGAATGTCATCTTTGCCATACTCATGACAAGAGCTGCAGGGATCCCGTGTCCAGTAACATCGGCAATGAGAATACCAACTTTTGAATCAGAGATTTTATAGCAATCAAAAAGATCTCCACCAATATCAGCAATAGGGAGGTATCGTCCGCTGATAGATGGATATGATATGAATGAAAAATCTTTAGGAATGATGAATTGTTGGAGTCGTTTTGCATATTCAAGTTCTTTTTGAATTAATTGATTCTTTTCATAGAGTTCATCATGAGCATTTTTTAATCTCAGTAAAGACTGTACCCGTGCTATCAATTCTTTTGGGTTAAGTGGTTTTAACAAAAAATCATCAGCGCCAATCGTTAATCCTTTAATCTTTGAATTAAGATCATCAAGGCCCGTCATAAGAATGACAGGAATAAATTCGTTCCCTATATATTTTTTGAATTGTTCAAGAAAACCAAAACCATCTAAATTTGGCATCACAATATCAACCAGTATTAAATCAAAGTGTCTCAATTTTAAGGCATTAAGACCTTCTATGCCATCTGATGCTTCAAAAACATTAATGTTGTAGGTTGATAAAGTATTTTTTACAATTGCCCTGTTTAATTTACTATCATCAATAACCAATATATTTTTTGGTGTTTCTGATGAATGAAATGATTGTAATATCATAATCATTAATCCTTCATACTGTTTTTGATGCCGCAGAGAAAAGTGAAAATTGTTGTTCAATATATGGACCAGAGGAATACGCTATATAAATATCTTTGATTATGCGATATTCTTCATCCTTTAGAATATTTGGAGCATATAACGGAAGATTAATTTGATCACAGAATAATCGCAACCCGTTTATAATTTTTATTCTATCTTTAAAATAATGGATGTTTCGGATCATATGTTCGGAAAGTATCACCATAGAGAATTCAATTGTAGAAAGGTATTGCAACAAGTTGCTTCCAATATAGCAATTTGAAACTGCAAATTCAATACATGAATTGTTTTTTAAAGATAATCTCTCAAATTGGGTACTAAATGAATTCAAGTCTATTTCATCAATAGCTAAGATAACTTTTTTGAGTGAAAGTTTGGTGCAAATAGTATGCAGTGTTTCAATTTGTAATGATAGATCAATTGCAGAAATCCAGTTAATAATGACAGGTAATTGTATATGATGTGCTATCATAATTTCAGACAATGACGAAATAAATTGCATATAATGGTTAGCGGCTGTTATCGCATTTTTTGTCATAATATCAAAAAAGTTTTTTGCTGAAACAAGTTGCTTGCTTAATACATGATACATCGTTTTTTTAAAGCTTGTTGTATACACCGGCATAAAAAAGAGATAATCGCTGATTTCTTTTTTGGAATGAATTGCGTGTAAAAATGAAGTCACTATGTTTGCTTCATTTGGAAGTGATAATAGTGGGGCAAAATATGATTTAATTGACTTAATTTCTTGTAGTATTTTTCTGGCACGGTTTTTGTGAAATGGGACAACTCCATGAGCATAGTGAATATCAATATGATGATGTATGGATTGCAATGAAATATCCAGAACAATTTCTTTACATAATTTATTAAATTCAGAAATGTTGGTTTTTAATGTTGAAGGAAATGGAAAAAGAATTGCTATTTCATAATCATAAAGATCCGCAACGGTTACATATCGTTCATAGGGAAAATGTATTTCACAAATCTTAGGGATCAGTAGAGCAATATTCTCTATATCGTATTCAAAATTTTTGTATCCCCTGTATTGGTAAAAATCAATAAGTGGCATAATTTTTATAATTAACACGCCAATCGCGTCTATTGATGTTTCAAAAGATAGCAGATTTTCAAGGACAACTGGAAGATAATGGTAGCCTGTCACAGGTTCATGAAGGAATGGGTCAATGAATATATTTTTAATTGCTTTATTTGTTTTAATGTATTCCCAGAATTTATCATTTCTGGACATGATAGGGCTGAAAGTGTATACACGATTCCTTCCATCAGTTTTTGCTGAATATAAAGCTTGGTCAGCACGTGATAGCAATTCTGACAGATTGGTACCCATAGAGGGATACTCTGAAATGCCTGCAGAAAAGCTTACTGAAAATGTTTTATCGGGAGTGTTGGTTTTGAAGCTGATACTTGAAAATTGAAGCCTGATGCGGTCTATAATTTTTTTTGCTTCATTTGACTGAAGCCCTGGGAATATGACTACAAATTCTTCACCGCCAAAGCGGGCAGGAGTAAAGTTATTTGATTGCAGTGATTTTAGCATATTAGCTAACTGAATCAGCACAATATCTCCAATTGGATGACCATAAGTATCGTTGATATTTTTAAAATGGTCAATATCAATAATAGCTATACAGACACAGCTATGGATGTGACTTTCAATCTCAAATGAAAAGCGACGAAAAAATTCTTTTCTAGTAAAAAGGCCAGTGAGGTCATCAGTGACTGACAGCAGATAAAGCTCATCATGCTGTACTAATTTTGCATGGACTAAAGAGTGTAACTCTTCATTTTTAAAGGGTACAGCTAGATACCCATCTGCTCCTGCATCAATTGCTGAGATTCTGTCATGTATCTCGTTATTTTGGCCAAAGACAATACAGGGAACATAACGGGTTATTGAATTTTTCTTAATTAGGCTCACAAGTTCAAATGCATTAATGTCGGCAATGTCAGTACCAATTAATATGATATGGGGCAATTTATATGATATAAGGCTCAGTACTTCCATGCCGCTTTTTGTAATTGTTATCGTATATAGCGAATCTGAAAAAACCCTTGTGATGGTGCTAATAGAATCTTCATCTTTAGATACGATAAAAATCTGATAATTTTTTTCAATGCCCGGTGTCATTATTCGTTAATATCCCAACGTTTCATTTAATATTTTTAAAGACTCTACTGCTGCACTGGCATAATCCAGCAAGCTATACTGCGGCTCCTTATATGCATAATTTATACTGCTAGAAGCATTTACACGATGAAGGCTTTTAGTACGGGTATTATTTAATAATGCACTAACTGCTTCAATATCTCCTCCCTGTGTACCAATACCGGGTATGAGCAATGGGATGTCTTTCCCTGATTCATCAAACAATTGTATAATGTCGTTGAGTTGTCGTGGGAATGTTGCGCCAACAACAGCTCCAATACCGGGAGAATGCCACTCAATAATTTTTTTTGCAATTATAAAATATAATGGTGTATCATTAACAGTAATATCCTGTATTTCTACCGAACTTTTGTTGGATGTTTTAACAAGAACATAACAACCCTTATCCGGGTAAGTGCTTGTAAATGGTTGAATTGCGTCATATCCAAGGTAGGGCGAAAGTGTGACAGCGTCAGCATCAAAGAATTCAAATGCTTCTTTTGCATACGCTGTTGCGGTTTTGCCAATGTCTCCTCGTTTTACATCCAGTATAACAGGAATCCCTTCATTTTTAAAAAGCTTTATGACATCACATAATGCAAAAATTCCTTCAATGCCATACTGTGCATAAAAAGCATAATTTGGTTTTACACAGGCAGGGAAAACCCCAAGCTGCAAACATTTGTTAAGTATTCCTTCATAAAATGCAACTATCGTTGTACGTGGAGATTCTTTTTTAAAAGGTATATCTTCAATAACAGGGTCAAGGCCCATACATACAATGCTTTTAAATTTGTTGGAAAAAAATTGTAACGATTCGCAATAGTTCATTTAAGAGAGCTCCTGTAAATATTTTTGGTATAATCCATAGTTCTCATCATCAAAAAGGACAAAGTACACATCTATAAGAAAATTTTCTTTTTCCATGAATTCAATCACTGTTGAAAGAGCTATCCTGCATGCTTCATCTTTTGGATAGCCATATACACCTGTAGAAATAGCTGGAAATGCAATTGATTTGCATTCTTTTTCTTTTGCTAATTTCATACTGTTATAATAGGAATTCTTTAATATACTAGACTCATTGTGCTTTCCTCCTCTGTATACTGGGCCAGGCGTATGGATCACATATTTTGCCGGGAGTCTGTAGCCTTTAGTGATCTTGGCTTCGCCAGGCTGTGCGCCACCTAAAGCCCTGCATTCCTCCAAAAGCTGTGGACCTGCGGCACGGTGTATTGCACCATCAACACCCCCGCCGCCAAGCAAAGAGGGGTTTGCCGCATTGACTATCGCATCAACCTCTATTTTAGTTATATCCCCTTTCTGTATGTGTATGTGTTTCACAATAGCGCTTCTGTCTATTGCCATAGGTGCCTCCCGACTATGCTATAGAGTAAAAAATTTTTTTTCACAGAAAAAAAGGTATTATTAATTGATAATAGTATGCACACTATGTGTTTAATTCAAGCATAATTAAAGAAAATGTTGTAAGAGATAGTTAAATACTATGATACGATATTTTGACATTATAGTCATAGGTGCAGGACATGCTGGGGCCGAAGCAGCACTGGCATCTGCACGGCGGGGTTTTGCAACACTACTTTTGACTGGCAATCTTGATACTATATGCCAGATGA
This DNA window, taken from Spirochaetota bacterium, encodes the following:
- a CDS encoding DUF721 domain-containing protein; its protein translation is MKFRYNEKRYSRIIACGQIMKDVASEIGLSQGFVLEHIRDLWKNVVGDIIATHSFPLKIANHILYIIVDHPIYANEITLSQSMIIKRLSELSSSIAIHSLKCTVKKNPSRKSSDVYSHR
- the recF gene encoding DNA replication and repair protein RecF (All proteins in this family for which functions are known are DNA-binding proteins that assist the filamentation of RecA onto DNA for the initiation of recombination or recombinational repair.); this encodes MYIHKLVLKTFRNYTNEAIIFSPGINVVSGDNGSGKTNILEAIYIASNIKSFRNCTDKDIVQWGKKEYYISVNVNNADISNIEVGASITEEQSEKKVKIDGKEIKKLSDFYGKFNIVAFFPDDTAIISGPPDVIRRYFDRLISNVDKEYIELLTSFKKILRNRNHLLKESSFKRDIIKQLDIWDSMYSDCASVLIVKRKQYIEQFNNYFNELYKELSGLNDNLEVRYFSSLSNKDPLNIKNELIKRRDIDMKVGTTTAGPHRDSYVIYGRENLIFKYYTSTGQRRLASIAMRLAEVNVIYDVKKTKSVILLDDVLSELDDGRRKKLVHKLLEGNNQIIITCASSNDINFIENYKHIKVVDNRVCG
- the dnaN gene encoding DNA polymerase III subunit beta; its protein translation is MRIEVDKIQMIKATTIADSVVSAKSINTILTQCLFNVNGDNLTITGTDNEIGIKTQLDVISDGTCSFTINGKRLVGLLKEFPDGVIILEVNNTNISISSKSGLVKGQYVLVGSSAEEYPSITECDFKNAIEIEQKIFKEMISKTVHAAAHDTVKPIFNGVYIVSEDEKSITVVATDSRRLSMIKRDIAGNDLMKKGFILPLKTVNELLRLLDDKGVCLLAFDDSRCFVKIGPTVLVSRLIDGQFPDYKQVIPKDYLLKSVIEVKKLREALNRIKIFTNEPSWRILLKFSQNSLNIEASYPDQGEGQEEVSIESDSKESITIGINVQFLLDLLKEIDSFSVVMCITGVMSPVLIYPEDDINFRSVIMPIQIRSM
- the dnaA gene encoding chromosomal replication initiator protein DnaA; translation: MTDQTVTIWNKVLNSVETYINKQSFNMWFKNTEPVAYNENILVVKVPDDVAKRHISDHYASLIHSIIKEQTGKEIMCEFVTGNGFKEQPKNSPILVPNEDQKETLQFPTILNPNYTFENFVIGPNNQLAHAAAISVSKAPATQYNPLFIYGGTGLGKTHLMQAIGHRIIQERPYLNVLYVPCEQFINEFIQAIRANTLSSFKIKYRNVDILLIDDIQFIEKKEQTQEEFFHTFNTLHNNKKQIVISSDRPPKELSTLEERLRTRFEWGMIVDIQLPNLETREAILRNKAEKINIELSDEVCNYIARRIKSSIRALEAALVRLSMVSSIYNQPITVQLAKDHCKDLFDVDSNKKITVHDIMVKVASKFGVTVEDIISKNRQSKVVQPRFIAMYLSRRLTELTTIEIGKEFGDRDHSTVLNAINNIEKSIEEDMDFKEVIDELISELRS
- a CDS encoding transcriptional coactivator p15/PC4 family protein, whose product is MGVIIKDIKKNNNEIIRVEISEFQGKELINLRIWYQTIDGGEVVYKPTQKGVALSVEKFDELQEAVTKIAEYLHDKKHGTTPHDV
- a CDS encoding fused response regulator/phosphatase, encoding MIMILQSFHSSETPKNILVIDDSKLNRAIVKNTLSTYNINVFEASDGIEGLNALKLRHFDLILVDIVMPNLDGFGFLEQFKKYIGNEFIPVILMTGLDDLNSKIKGLTIGADDFLLKPLNPKELIARVQSLLRLKNAHDELYEKNQLIQKELEYAKRLQQFIIPKDFSFISYPSISGRYLPIADIGGDLFDCYKISDSKVGILIADVTGHGIPAALVMSMAKMTFNIYAYEITNTQQLMAKINEEMRGLLLDMQYITAFYMLIDVDKKTISFTNAGHTRPLYYRKNSDKVIALDTNGLFLGIQDDSLYEQKTIHFEQGDRCILYTDGITEIKNANKEEFGENRLAKFLKQHNENPEEFCEHLLQTLENFSPLEERNDDIAFVYIDFS
- a CDS encoding diguanylate cyclase — protein: MTPGIEKNYQIFIVSKDEDSISTITRVFSDSLYTITITKSGMEVLSLISYKLPHIILIGTDIADINAFELVSLIKKNSITRYVPCIVFGQNNEIHDRISAIDAGADGYLAVPFKNEELHSLVHAKLVQHDELYLLSVTDDLTGLFTRKEFFRRFSFEIESHIHSCVCIAIIDIDHFKNINDTYGHPIGDIVLIQLANMLKSLQSNNFTPARFGGEEFVVIFPGLQSNEAKKIIDRIRLQFSSISFKTNTPDKTFSVSFSAGISEYPSMGTNLSELLSRADQALYSAKTDGRNRVYTFSPIMSRNDKFWEYIKTNKAIKNIFIDPFLHEPVTGYHYLPVVLENLLSFETSIDAIGVLIIKIMPLIDFYQYRGYKNFEYDIENIALLIPKICEIHFPYERYVTVADLYDYEIAILFPFPSTLKTNISEFNKLCKEIVLDISLQSIHHHIDIHYAHGVVPFHKNRARKILQEIKSIKSYFAPLLSLPNEANIVTSFLHAIHSKKEISDYLFFMPVYTTSFKKTMYHVLSKQLVSAKNFFDIMTKNAITAANHYMQFISSLSEIMIAHHIQLPVIINWISAIDLSLQIETLHTICTKLSLKKVILAIDEIDLNSFSTQFERLSLKNNSCIEFAVSNCYIGSNLLQYLSTIEFSMVILSEHMIRNIHYFKDRIKIINGLRLFCDQINLPLYAPNILKDEEYRIIKDIYIAYSSGPYIEQQFSLFSAASKTV
- the pyrF gene encoding orotidine-5'-phosphate decarboxylase; translated protein: MNYCESLQFFSNKFKSIVCMGLDPVIEDIPFKKESPRTTIVAFYEGILNKCLQLGVFPACVKPNYAFYAQYGIEGIFALCDVIKLFKNEGIPVILDVKRGDIGKTATAYAKEAFEFFDADAVTLSPYLGYDAIQPFTSTYPDKGCYVLVKTSNKSSVEIQDITVNDTPLYFIIAKKIIEWHSPGIGAVVGATFPRQLNDIIQLFDESGKDIPLLIPGIGTQGGDIEAVSALLNNTRTKSLHRVNASSSINYAYKEPQYSLLDYASAAVESLKILNETLGY
- a CDS encoding O-acetyl-ADP-ribose deacetylase, translating into MAIDRSAIVKHIHIQKGDITKIEVDAIVNAANPSLLGGGGVDGAIHRAAGPQLLEECRALGGAQPGEAKITKGYRLPAKYVIHTPGPVYRGGKHNESSILKNSYYNSMKLAKEKECKSIAFPAISTGVYGYPKDEACRIALSTVIEFMEKENFLIDVYFVLFDDENYGLYQKYLQELS